A single window of Micrococcaceae bacterium Sec5.1 DNA harbors:
- a CDS encoding NADP-dependent oxidoreductase, which yields MKAIVVTDQSVGIAGLRMAERPQPSASINDVIVEIHAAGFVPTEVGWPSTWADRAGRDRTPSIIGHEVAGVVTSLGYGTTGLTVGQRVFGLADWHRDGTLAEYVAMEARNLAPLPGDVAFTVGASLPISGLTAWQGLFIHGRIQSGQSLLVHGAAGAVGTMVTQLAREAGAYVIGTGRTADRQKALDFGAHEFVDLANDTLEDVSGVDLVFDVIGGDIQKQSAALVRPGGTLVSITGPVEARPTDGLAVDFVVESDGAQLSEIVQRIRDGRLRTNIGNVGELDDALNALNPSARRNGKTIIQVRP from the coding sequence ATGAAAGCCATTGTTGTGACAGATCAGTCCGTCGGAATCGCCGGGCTGAGGATGGCGGAACGGCCCCAGCCGTCGGCATCGATAAACGATGTCATTGTTGAGATTCATGCCGCGGGATTCGTCCCGACTGAGGTTGGGTGGCCCTCGACCTGGGCTGATCGAGCCGGCCGGGATCGGACACCCTCCATCATTGGGCACGAGGTGGCCGGCGTCGTAACCTCGCTCGGCTATGGCACCACAGGGCTGACCGTGGGTCAACGAGTGTTTGGCCTTGCGGACTGGCACCGAGATGGGACCTTGGCGGAGTATGTGGCGATGGAGGCACGTAACCTTGCGCCGCTGCCCGGGGACGTCGCCTTCACAGTTGGCGCGAGCCTGCCCATCTCTGGCCTGACCGCATGGCAAGGGTTGTTTATCCATGGCCGCATCCAGTCGGGGCAGAGCCTTCTGGTGCACGGCGCGGCCGGGGCAGTCGGAACGATGGTGACTCAGCTGGCACGTGAAGCCGGCGCCTACGTCATCGGCACAGGACGCACTGCCGATCGACAGAAGGCACTTGATTTCGGAGCGCACGAGTTCGTGGATCTCGCCAATGACACCTTGGAAGACGTCAGCGGGGTTGACCTGGTATTCGATGTGATCGGGGGTGACATCCAGAAGCAGTCAGCGGCCCTGGTCCGGCCCGGCGGAACGCTGGTGAGCATCACCGGGCCGGTTGAAGCCCGCCCTACGGATGGTCTGGCAGTGGATTTCGTTGTCGAATCGGATGGCGCGCAGCTGAGTGAAATCGTCCAGCGAATCCGAGACGGACGACTGCGGACAAACATCGGAAACGTCGGCGAATTAGACGATGCGCTCAATGCCCTTAACCCTTCCGCACGCCGGAATGGGAAGACCATCATCCAGGTGCGTCCGTAG
- the fdxA gene encoding ferredoxin: MSYVIAQPCVDVKDKACIDECPVDCIYEGERSLYIHPSECVDCGACDPVCPVEAIYYADDVPDEWADYIRANAEFFEDDFFGDEFFQDAGRDHPVVVAEPLRVGS; encoded by the coding sequence ATGAGCTACGTGATCGCACAGCCCTGCGTGGATGTGAAGGACAAGGCGTGCATTGACGAGTGCCCGGTGGATTGCATCTACGAGGGCGAACGCTCGCTCTACATCCACCCGTCCGAGTGCGTTGACTGCGGGGCATGCGATCCCGTGTGCCCCGTGGAGGCGATCTACTATGCGGACGATGTCCCTGACGAATGGGCAGATTACATCAGGGCGAACGCTGAGTTCTTCGAGGACGATTTCTTCGGGGATGAGTTCTTCCAGGACGCGGGCCGCGATCATCCTGTGGTGGTGGCGGAGCCTTTGCGGGTGGGCAGTTAG
- a CDS encoding aldehyde dehydrogenase family protein — translation MTSTAVDPQTITDPQTITAQHLINGQWLGDADTQRMNPARPGEVAALSPSGTVQDVDAAISAAAAAQPSWAALPAPARGAILIAAGNLLNERQHAIAEDLVREEGKTLAEAKGEVKRASDVLRFFGSLGWAATGEVLPSGLPDTTVTTRREPLGVVGLITPWNFPIAIPAWKTAPALISGNAVVIKPAELTPLSTNHVARALQDAGLPAGVFNVVHGKGRVVGDALARDPRIAGLSFTGSTNVGLGLQEILNARRARVQLEMGGKNGVLVLDDADPRKAAQVVAAGAFGLTGQACTATSRVYVTPGIRSAFLEALVQEAAAYTTGDGLDGAARMGAVVSRQQFEQDQAAVRTAVERGATLLHGQYDGDPSGALFFPAAILTGLPFDDAAVTEEIFGPVVAVLEVPDYEAGLAAINDSRYGLTAGICTDSLALATDFAARAQAGVVKINRPTAGLDLNVPFGGVKDSSTNTFREQGRSALDFYTWGKTVYTGV, via the coding sequence ATGACTTCCACAGCAGTTGACCCCCAGACGATCACCGACCCGCAGACGATCACCGCCCAGCACCTCATCAATGGCCAATGGCTCGGAGACGCGGACACCCAGCGAATGAATCCGGCCCGGCCAGGCGAAGTCGCGGCGCTCTCACCCAGCGGCACCGTCCAGGACGTGGACGCCGCCATCAGTGCGGCCGCCGCAGCCCAGCCGTCGTGGGCGGCCCTTCCAGCACCAGCTCGGGGCGCGATCCTCATCGCGGCCGGAAACCTGCTCAACGAGCGCCAACACGCCATCGCCGAGGACCTGGTCCGTGAGGAAGGAAAGACACTCGCGGAGGCAAAGGGTGAGGTCAAGCGGGCCTCGGACGTGCTGCGCTTCTTCGGCTCACTCGGCTGGGCAGCAACCGGCGAAGTCCTGCCCAGCGGCCTGCCGGACACCACCGTCACGACGCGTCGGGAACCGTTGGGCGTGGTGGGACTCATTACCCCGTGGAACTTCCCCATCGCGATTCCGGCGTGGAAAACCGCGCCCGCCCTGATCAGCGGTAACGCCGTGGTGATCAAACCGGCCGAGCTCACTCCGTTGTCCACCAACCACGTGGCGCGCGCCCTGCAGGACGCTGGACTACCCGCCGGCGTGTTCAACGTGGTGCACGGCAAGGGCCGCGTGGTGGGTGATGCGCTGGCCCGCGATCCCCGCATCGCCGGCTTGTCGTTCACGGGTTCCACCAATGTTGGGCTTGGGCTGCAGGAGATCCTCAATGCCCGCCGCGCCCGGGTCCAACTCGAAATGGGCGGCAAGAACGGTGTGCTCGTGCTGGATGACGCCGACCCCCGCAAAGCTGCGCAGGTAGTAGCGGCTGGCGCATTCGGCCTGACCGGCCAGGCGTGCACAGCGACGTCCCGCGTCTACGTGACGCCCGGCATCCGCTCCGCCTTCCTCGAGGCCTTGGTTCAGGAGGCCGCCGCCTACACTACCGGCGACGGACTTGATGGCGCCGCCCGGATGGGCGCTGTGGTAAGCAGGCAGCAATTCGAGCAGGACCAGGCAGCGGTGCGTACCGCCGTCGAACGCGGGGCCACACTCCTGCACGGACAGTACGACGGCGACCCCAGCGGCGCGCTGTTCTTCCCGGCGGCGATTCTCACCGGACTGCCGTTCGATGACGCAGCCGTGACGGAAGAGATCTTCGGTCCAGTGGTGGCCGTTCTTGAGGTGCCCGACTATGAAGCTGGCCTCGCCGCAATCAACGATTCACGCTACGGGCTCACCGCGGGCATCTGCACGGACTCATTAGCCCTCGCCACGGACTTCGCTGCCCGCGCGCAGGCCGGCGTGGTGAAGATCAACCGACCAACTGCCGGGCTGGACCTGAACGTCCCCTTCGGCGGTGTGAAGGATTCCTCCACCAACACCTTCCGCGAGCAAGGCAGGTCCGCCCTGGACTTCTACACCTGGGGCAAGACCGTCTACACCGGTGTTTAG
- a CDS encoding SDR family oxidoreductase, with protein sequence MDLGIAGKTALVAASTGGLGLAVARALAAEGVRVAIVGRRRDRAKEIVAELQAAYGTGTAGISTKGFDAVAIEADLTTPEGIESAVEQTVADLGPIDILVLNGPGPKPGAAATLSSDDIAAAFDLLVKPQHALVSHVLPGMRERRWGRILAIGSSGVTAPLPNLAVSNTGRAALAGYLKTLAAEVALDDVTVNLLLPGRIATDRVTQLDQAAAKRRGTTLEDIQLESRKTIPARRYGEPAEFGAAAAFLCSAPASYITGVALRCDGGLIRSL encoded by the coding sequence ATGGATTTGGGAATTGCCGGCAAGACAGCCTTAGTGGCTGCATCCACTGGCGGTCTGGGACTGGCCGTTGCCCGTGCTTTGGCTGCCGAAGGCGTGCGCGTGGCGATCGTGGGCCGTCGTCGGGACCGCGCAAAGGAGATCGTCGCTGAACTGCAGGCCGCGTACGGGACTGGTACTGCGGGCATCTCCACCAAGGGCTTCGACGCCGTGGCGATCGAGGCAGACCTGACCACGCCCGAGGGCATCGAATCGGCAGTCGAACAGACTGTAGCGGACTTGGGACCCATCGACATACTGGTCCTCAACGGCCCAGGACCCAAACCCGGCGCCGCAGCCACACTGAGCTCCGATGACATCGCAGCGGCGTTTGATCTGTTGGTCAAACCTCAGCACGCCTTGGTTTCTCACGTGCTTCCCGGAATGCGGGAACGGCGATGGGGCCGGATCCTGGCTATCGGATCCAGCGGTGTGACAGCCCCGCTCCCCAACCTCGCCGTCTCCAACACCGGACGGGCTGCCCTGGCCGGTTACCTCAAGACCCTCGCTGCCGAAGTGGCCTTGGACGATGTCACAGTGAACCTGCTCTTGCCAGGCCGCATCGCCACCGACCGGGTCACCCAACTTGACCAGGCCGCCGCCAAGCGCCGCGGCACCACGCTGGAAGACATCCAGCTCGAATCCCGCAAGACCATCCCCGCCCGACGTTATGGAGAACCTGCCGAGTTCGGTGCCGCTGCCGCCTTCCTGTGCAGCGCGCCGGCGTCGTACATCACCGGCGTCGCACTCAGGTGCGACGGCGGTCTCATCCGTAGCCTCTAG